ttcctgcATCCTCCGACGGACCTACTTCCATTTCCATCGTAATCATCGTCCTTCTTGATCTTCTTATGACTTGCTTTGTGTCCACCTAGTGCTTGATAAGATCGAAACACCTTTTTACACGTTTCGCACTTATATTTTCCATTATATTTAGATCTAAGAGCCATTTCACCAAACGATTCATCttcatcctcctcctcctcccccGTAATTTCATCCTCAATCTGATGATCAAGATCAGTCCCTCGGATGAACTCGTTTTCCTTTGCTTTAGCTTTTGTCTATTTTTATCTTCCTTAAAAAGCATTAGAAGACACAAAGCAGCATCTTCTTTAGTAAAAATTTCATCATATACAGAAATTACCTGTTCTGCAGACGATTCCACCACTTTCACAACTGATTCCGCTACTTTCTCGACAGATTTATGGTGTCGTTTGGATCTTCGACGAGTCATGCTCCTGGGAGACTCAGTATCACTTTCTCCAAGATCATGATTGACAGATCGGTAAGATTGAACACGATTTGGGGATGGAGGGAAGTGGAGAGAGGAAGAAGACGAAGATGATAGAGAATTAGGGTAGCGAACTTGTTGTTGTTGAGGTTGAGATTTAGGAGGAAGAGGAAGTTTGGCTAGATGCAGGGGCGGATTTAggggggtcaaagggggcatttgccccccttcatccggggaaatttttttttttcaaaacgaCGTCATTTTGATTTATGATTTACTTGAAAATCAGAATAGCACATCATGTGCTCCTCCTCTTCTCCTTACGCGTGCGttccttttctttcttccttCCAGAAACGCCGCCCACACTACACagctcttctttctctctctcttgcgTTTCTACCTTTCCTCGCCACTGCTTGCCCTCCTCCTCTCTCTCACACGGCGGCACTAACTTTTCCTCCGTCCAACAGCGTCGCCTCCTCTCATATCCGGCCGCCACTGTCTCTCCAAGTTGGATAAGGTTAGTTTAGcttatttttttcctttaaatttaaattttaggttaaattaaaagttagattaaattaattttaggttaatggACATTGTGAATTAGTTAGTTTGCTGTTAATTGTTAGTTAGTTTGATAGTTTAAACTTAATTGTTattcttaattttaggttaaaATGGAATGACAAACTTTAGGTTCAAACTTTTCCAGTAAactttaattgcatttcttttATATCAAATGGAAATGGTACACctcaaaaaaaaatgtgttggAAAGGTTTCTGGAATTAATGCTCCGCAGAATAATCTTATGATTTGTCCCACTATTCAAAAGGAAATGACTAATGCATGTGCTGTGGAGACTACACTTCTTGTATTAAATGATATTGGTGATAAGTGTTTCACTATTTTGGTTGATGAATCTCGTGATAGCTCTGTGAAAGAACAAATGGCAGTAGTACTTAGACATGTCAACAAATGTGGAGAAGTTATTGAACGATTGTTAGGGGTGGTTCATGTCAAAGAGACTTCATCACAATGTTTAAAAGATTCTATTGATGCATTATTTGCCAAGCATGGATTATCTCTGTCTAGATTGAGATGTCAAGGATATGATGGCGCTTCAAATATGCGAGGAAAGTTTAAAGGGTTGAAGACCTTGATTTTAAGTGAAAATCCTCATGCATTCTATGTTTATTGTTTTGCTCATCAGCTTCAATTGGTGATTATTGCAGTCGCCAAAGGATCAAACAAAATTGTTTGTGATTTCTTTACTCTAGTTACTATGATTGTGAACACGAGTGGAGCATCTTATAAACGAGCCGACAATCTTAGACAACTTCAACATGATCGAATAATTGAACGCCTTGAGAGTGGAGAAATTACTAGTGGTAGGGGAAAAAATCAAGAAACTGGATTAGCTAGGCCAGGTGACCCTAGATGGGGATCACATTACACAACATTACTGTTGgggttttagtgtcctatagacaattgttctaggatacagacttaatgtaaatgaagtgttctttatatcatttgttttaatgagatatatgttttataactatataaaggcaaacccttttaagcactaaataaagtctaataaaaggaaatccgtaagtttgtttaaagtgattataaagtgttcatacaagcatgaagtgagacaaaactttataataaactaataaacttaaaaccaccccaagtcaagcaatatgtttaggattgacatatcgcggttgagacttgcatgtaacaatgtcttctgtccgacagaaagctgatctcacaagcttcatatatatagatatctggacagttacatggatccgataaaaggtagttcattaggattggggacccgacttgagataacaggatgggtagattcttccttgtcacctgttcatctcattggtattaataggtataaataatcctcagactcagaggaatgttaattggtattctggattacggaatgtgactctttgactctggtgtaacacgatccttaacagagatgactctagggtgtgaacagcagacgttgggtatcacatgaagtgatTGTGGGAtcattatacattggattgagcatttatcactcccgataaatgggagatatgtccatggatcgcttgtggaagtcttgactctaaatccttgcaaggtgatagcttaagattgaaatgagatttctcttaacctatctaattggagttgactcggccagaacaagtaaaacgaacgtctcgctatatgtgacttgacatcacccatagtcataagattcagttcaaggacgtagttgataaaggatcgaattataccgtaactaatacggaaaggtcaacgacagaatcaacctgtcttcttatagctctaggggaatgattacggacttgctaatcacatactctgtacatcattccgttatgcaaagattaaatataattctttgaaaattaattaataaagttgcatacggctagaagcaataagaacctaatgggtcacacataagacttggaacccaaaagagagacatatgctaattaattgacggaagcccaattgagcccaataaggcccaattactatagggggggcgatttttatgtatgttgaatgcataaaatattaatttgattttatcaagtcctaattagattaggattatgaattaaattaattaaaggataaataagttaggagttttaattagattatattactcctattattatccaataaggttattgttattatcttttatattaagatatattaatagataataattaaagaattctattccaaaTTGAGTTCTTATTttaataacctaattctatctaactaaggattagatacaaggaagattataaatacccctatagggattttcgaaatccaccccTAATATAAGCTAGAGAATTTCGAATTCCACCCTAGcaacaagagagagaatttcgacccctagctcgaggacgagattttccatcgcttccttccgttcaattgattttcatctctttctctttatccttgatcttgtgttgattaattagagacaatctactttggttgttaataaacggttgattctaacttgatcttctgttgttttattttgtgctcgggaactcgaagtaagagttgtgggcacttcgtttgcaacggtagatagaacatctaaaagatatttcttcttatccttctttgtatgaaataacggttaacggatcttggggttaatggaaataggttaaaatttttatatttttgctgCTAtatgttagcctattttccttcaattaCTACGCTTACATTCAATGTGGCCATCAGTAAAAGACGTGCTTTTTAATGTCTATGAGGATGGCGATGATAGTGGCTTTGCTAGGACCTTGATGATGAGGATGGAGAGCTATGACTTTGTATTTATTTTGCATTTGATGAAACAAATATTGGCATACACAAATGATTTGTCTAATTTGTTGCAAAAAAGAGATCAAAATATTGTTCAAGCCATGCATTTGATTAAGAATGTGAAGACTCGGTTGCTAGACTTGCGGGATAGAAGATGAGAGACATTTTTGTTGGAAGTTGAGTCTTTTTGTGTGACTCATTCTATCAATGTTGTTAATATGAATGATATAGTTCCAGCACGTACTCGAATGAAGAGGGATGGAAATGTTGTTACTTACTTTCAACATTATCGGTATGAAGTTTACAATGAGGTAATTAATTAAGtgtttcttttcattttaaattagAGTTTGTTtacatttttgttttttgttgattttaatgcTTTATCTTTCGAAATACTAGGTACTTGATAAAATCGGACTTGAGATGCATGATCGTTTTCCTGAATTAACAACAGACTTGCTTCTTTCTGTGGCATGTCTTGATCCTACAGATGCTTTTTCTAACTTTAATGGTGATTAGTTAGTTCATCTAGCTGAAATATATTCAGAAGATTTCTCATGGACTGAGGTTCTGATGATTAAGAATCAGCTTGAAATGTATATTTATGATGTTAAAAGAGATATAAACTTTGCTGTTGTTGAAGATTTAGGATGTCTTTCAAAGAAGATGGTTTCAACTGGAAAAGCTCAAACTTTTCCATTGGTGTATCGCCTAATTGAAGTGGCATTGCTTTTACCAGTTGCAACAGCTTCCGTTGAAAGAGTATTTTCAGCAATGAATATTGTAAAGACCAAATTGAGAAATCGAATGTCAGATGATTGGCTGAATGACTGTTTGGTAGTATTTAGCTcgaaggatatcttcatcaacattGATAATGAAGATATTTTGGATCGTTTTCAAGCTATGACAGATCGTAGATATCAATTGCCATCTCGTAATCGTCGTTCTACTCAGCAttagaagttttttttatttaattttaagacattttgtatcgaatcgcaattatgtactaaagtatatttttttcaattaatgttattttgtctaaaaaaattttacatagagttttgcccccccccccccctccctcaaatcctggattcgccactggCTAGATGGGATCTCATGTGGCCTCCCATGGCTTTTCCATTGGAAAAACTTCTGCAGCAAATCCTGCAGGTTCGATTCTTCTCCATTCGATGGAAAGAAAAGCTAACAAATCAAAGTTATCTCTGTGGGGAACGCTAGGGTATTTAAGCTGACAACTAAAATgcattttcttcttaatcgttcaaattcgtaagcattcgGTCTGTTTTTtacttgttctccatacaaatagtttcttcttctaaattggatttctttttctgaaatttaaaggtaaatagtaaaaggtaatttagtcatttctgaattCATAAAGGGTAAAAACTCTAACAGACaaacggaaggactaaacagtttactAAGAAGATGGTTAGGCACCTTACcatttgtttttgaaaatacagggattaAACAGTgcgttttgtcaaaatatagggactaataaattaattaccctttaattaattactatttgtttttttatccaACCATTGATTAATAGTACCAATAGTTAAGATtgtattttgtcactttttctttatgaatttttttctctaaaaaaactttttttttcttatcacaaatttttgttctaaactaaaaaatttatttttattattgtaaATTTGCTATTTGCTGCTAAATTATGGGTTTAAAAAACTAATCATTTGAAGTTTGTTGGGTAgattacacctatggccactgaaatttacccattttcacattatggccactgaacttcattttttcccgatatggtcactgaactttacactttttaatatcggtGGCCATTCAACGCCTAAAAATGACCGATGacagctaaaaataaaaaatccaaagcgataataatattctaaggaactttaattcttgaaaattttcgttttgaggtcgtttaggtcttgtttggttaagagagagaaagtgaatttttagagagagaaagctccaaaaaatgtgatttttgaaattaaaaatgtggtttcatggtaaatgtcgttctgaacaactttaattcttgtatgttttcattttgagatcgttaagtgtcattttgagaagttagttaaaatttaatggtcaccgatgttaaaagtgtaaagttcagtggccataatctgaaaatggataaagttcagtggccatggtgtaatttactccatTATTAATGAAACTGATTACTGGAAATGATTTGAGACACACTCACGTGATTACTGTGTCTCAAATCAGTTTCATTAAtaatggggtaaattacacccatggccaatgaactttacccattttcatattatggccactgaactttacgtgaaaatgggtaaagtttcaatggccatgggtgtaatttatcccaTTGTTAATGAAAATGATTACTGACACACTCATGTGATTACTCAAAATGATTTCAGTTTGAGTAATCACGTGAGTGTGTCTCAAATCAGTTTCATTAAtaatggggtaaattacatccatggccaatGAACTTTACCAATtgtcacattatggccactgaacttcatttcttcccgatATGGTCACTGAATTGTACACTTCTTaacatcggtggccactcaatgcctcaaaatgaccgatgacagctaaaaacaaaaaatccaatgtgttaataatattctaaggaactttaattcttgaaaattttcgttttgaggtcatttaggtgttgtttggttaagagagagaaagtgaatttttagagagagaaaactccaaaaaatgtgattttcgaaattaagAATGTGGTTTCATCATATATGtccttctgaacaactttaattcttgaatattttcattttgagaacgttaacggttattttgagaagttagttaaaattgaatgATCACCGGTGTTAAAAGTGTAAGGTTCAGTGGCTATActaggaagaaatgaagttcagtggccataatgtgaaaagtTCATTGGCCGtcggtgtaatttaccccattaTTAATGAAACTGATTACTGAAAATGATTTGAGACACACTCACGTGATTACTGTGTCTCAAATCagtttcttttataatggggtCTGTCTTAAAAAGattagtattttttatttcattattttattatagaatttaagattttattatttttttatagacTCAAAAGAGTTGTATTTGATATCATATAATAATGCAAAAGAGTTGTATTTGATTTTCTATAGTACATAATCTTAAAGTCATGATATATACATCtaatttataattatgttaaataaaatgtatatctctataaaaaaaatgcgATTCGAAATTATGGTTAATTTAAGCGATTGAATATAATTAGTCAATTGATACACACCTACTGCATATAGGAGTCGTAATCAACTTGCAGTTGCAGGCACAATTTTATAATAAGCACATATTATTATGTTTGGAATTGCTCGATTTCGTGTAAAAGGTGGGCTGATGAGTTTTGAGCTTATAggcttttttattaaatttctgCAGCCTTTTATTTCTTATAATCGGGATCTACAATTAAGATCAAACAGACTTCTGAGCAATTGATGGGCTAAGTTACACAAAGTCTTTTCTGAAGTCCAATTACAACTTTCCACAGTTTTGTATATATTGTTATGGATATTATATacttctaaaaataaataaggctaatcatgttctaaaaaaaatttaagatatattttataataatattttttttatatgagaAAAACATATTAACAATATTATATTCAAAATTTAGTGTGGTTTGATAAAACtgttcttctaaactttaaaatGTAGTTTCCTAATTTTCCCATAAAAAAAgattaatatttgataaatataaaaTCGATTTTCTTAAAAGTTGTTTTTAGTTAGTAGTTTTTTCGAAAGATCAAATTTCACAAATGGTGAGAAAATCTAATATTAaatcttttctaaaaaaataattatagcatttaactaaattaaaaaaatagccataattttagtttaatttaaaaAACAGTCACAACTTAtcatttttatcatttattcaataaacatttatcatttttttcgGCAACAATTTCACCCATGACAAATCAAATTCTGCTTGTGACAAAATATCAAATTTGcccttaattatatttatttttttttaattgaagatTGGCAAACAGAAGAGGCAAAGAGCGGACATCCCAACGAGGTTGGCACCCCCACTCGTAAGCCTGAACCCTGTGCCGAAtttattaaagaagaaagaaaaggttaCAAGAAGATCAAACAAAAAAGAGTCTGGCTAGGCAAAGCGGTAATTCGCCCGCCCGCCTAGAATACAAAAATAAGCCGATGTGCAAAACATAGGTATGCTATCCCACGAAGTCATACCGGTAGCCGTTCGACCAAAGTTGGCGAGAGAGTCAGCAACCTGATTGCCTTCTCTGTAAATATGCGTGGCGACCACGGACATTTGATCGAGTTGCCTGAGACATTTGTGCCAATCCTGGCGCAGGGTCCATGGAACCTGATGGTCATGCGTTTTAAGTAAACGGATCACATGAAGCGAATCGCTCTCCACCCATATATTTAGCCAACCCCTTTCAAAAGCACTGCTGATGGCGTAAATTGCAGCTGGAAGCTCTGCAGCGAAGGCGTTCGTATGCTCAGTCGGGTAGGCGAAGGCTCCAACGAACCGGCCATGCTGCGATCTGTATATGCCGCCACAACCCGCCGATGTCCCTGTGACTGAGGCGTCGGTGTTCACTTTGAACCACCCCGCAGGCGGTGGTTGCCATCTCACCCGAATGACTCGAGGGGCACGGTGTAAACGCTGAGATAAACCAAGTTCGTTTATTATCTGCAGTTCAACGGTGGAGTTCCACATTGCCCCTGTATCCAGTCCGCCTGATTCACGAATAAGGCTCCAGATTCGGCGCAGAGTGAGCGAGATGCAAGGCTTGTCCTCTTCAAAAATTATCCTGTTTCTGGTATACCATAGAACCCAAACCACATTTACTATTGCGGCTGACCACAAAGCCATTACCTGAGGACTGAATTTCTGCTTTAACGCCTCTAGTATCAGCCCTTTCACTGAGGATGTTGTGTCGATGCTTCTCCCAAACAGAGATCCAACTGCAATCCAGACCTGTCTAGAGAACGGACAGGACACGAAGAGGTGATCCGCACTCTCTTCTGCTGCAGCACAAAAGCTACACCGAGATACAACTATACAGCCACGCTTCCGTAAATGGTCATGTGTTGGAAGCTTTCCCAAGAATTCCTTCCAGCATGTGCCTGAGTGGGATGGTGGAATATATGTACGCCATATAAAATGGCACCACTCTTGTGTCTCAGGGACGTTTCTCGTCCAGGCATAAAAGAGCTTGGTGGAGAATAGTCCAGTGGTGCTAGGACGCCAGACGCAGACATCAACATCCTCTTCCCCCTTCTTAATCTCCTTAATCCGTGTTAGGATTTCATGTGAAATCGGAGGCAAATCGTGCCAGCCCGTGTCGTTAAGGAAATCATCGACTAAATCGTAGCGGGTATTACGAGTTCGCCTGTCCAATCCCGCCTGATCAGCGACCGATGGCTTTATCCAGTCCCCGTTCCAGAAACTGAGCTGCGATCTCCTCCCCATCCACCATATACAGTGTCTACGGATTAGCTCATAAACCAGCCTTACAGAACCCCAAACTGTCGAGTTGATGACCACTAACCGTGGAAGCCCTGCGCGATTAATAAATCTTACGTGAAGAAGAGAGAAACCGAAAGACTCCCCTTGTAGAATGCCCCAAGCAGTTTTCCCGAGCATTGCCATGTTCATGTCACTCAAGTCCTTAATATCGAGCCCTCCTGTGCTTACTGGTTTACAGCAGTTCTTCCAAGAAACAGTTATTAGTTTCTTGGTGTCAATTGAGCCTATCCAAATGAAGTTCCGCATGCAGCGATTCATATGGCGAAGTAGCTTAACAGGCCATTTGTAAATGATGAAGGAGTGGATAAAGCTTCCAATAATTACTGAGTTAATGAGTGCCACTCTTCCGCCTATGGATAAACAACTACCCTTCCAACGTGTGAATTGTGAAAGGATTTTGTCCATTAACCCTTGCAGGTGCTGTCTGCACGGTAAACCATAGAACAGAGGAATCCCGAGGTATCTGAAAGGCAGCTGCCCTTGCCGGATTCCAATAGTGCTCGCCAAGTGATTAGCCCTTTGCGCTGAAATGGATTCACCCAAGAAGATTTTCGACTTGTTCCAGTTGACCTCCTGACCCGAGAGAGCCCCATAATCCGAGAATGCATCCCTGATGGCTTTAATGTTTCTGACCGTGGCTTTACAGAACAATAATACGTCATCGGCGTATAGCAAGTGCGTTGGGAAATGAGTATTTCTTGTGTAATCCATAGGAGCTAGAGCCCCGGTGACCCCTAGCCTCAGAAGTAGTCGGCTCAAAAAATCTTCCGCAAGGCCAAATAGGATCGGAGACAGAGGGTCTCCCTGTCTGACCCCTCTCGAGCATTTGATGTATCCAGTGACTGTAGAGCCTGTTAGAAACGAGATCCTAGCTGAAGACAGTATATTCAGTAACCAATCCCCGAACTTAAGCGAGAAACCAAAAGCATCTAGGACAGCCAATAAGAAGTTCCAGTCCAAGGTGTCAAAGGCCTTTCTGATGTCGATTTTGAGCGCCATATTACCCCCAAAGCAGCGTTTTCTAAGCATGTTGGTGCCCTCAGAAGCTATAGCCATACACTGATGTATGCTCCGGCCCGGTATAAAACCAAACTGGTTATCTGATACTACTTTGGAAGCAATTACCGCGAGCCTATCAGCCAGAATTTTTGTGATAATTTTATAGCAGAAATTGCTCATGGCTATTGGCCTGTATTGTTCAATAGACAAGGCATTATCAACTTTTGGCAACAGAACCATGAGGCTCGAATTCATACCTGAGAGGACTGTCCCCGAGCTAAAGAAACTCTGAACTAGCTCGTAGACTTCTGGCCCCACGACGTCCCAGAAAGTCTGATAAAAAGCACCAGTGAACCCGTCCGGCCCCGGCGTGCTCCCTTTATCCATATCAAAGACGGCTTTGCGCACTTCCATAATATCCGGGCAAGTTATTAAGAAAGTGTTATCTGAATCGGTAACCAGCCGTGGAATAATATCCGCAATTAGCCTGTCGTTCTCCCTCAAACCCGTGTTCGATCGAAATAGGTCCGAGTAAAAATCCACAATGTGCGAGTTTATCTGTATGTGATCTGTTACCAACTGATCATTGATGCGTAAAACAGAGATGCCCGGGTTCGCTTTCCTGATATTGGCCACTCTATGGAAAAAAGCGCTGTTACGATCCCCATCTTTTAGCCAGCGAATTCTGCTCTTGTCACGCAGAAAGATCTCCTTCCTATGTAAAGCCGTGTCAAGTTCTGAATGT
The DNA window shown above is from Euphorbia lathyris chromosome 1, ddEupLath1.1, whole genome shotgun sequence and carries:
- the LOC136217737 gene encoding zinc finger protein ZAT1-like; protein product: MEKNRTCRICCRSFSNGKAMGGHMRSHLATKLPLPPKSQPQQQQVRYPNSLSSSSSSSLHFPPSPNRVQSYRSVNHDLGESDTESPRSMTRRRSKRHHKSVEKVAESVVKVVESSAEQIEDEITGEEEEDEDESFGEMALRSKYNGKYKCETCKKVFRSYQALGGHKASHKKIKKDDDYDGNGSRSVGGCRKLVSHEAHYLRCFPWGKLRFTLEILSERCTRKT